A window of the Sabethes cyaneus chromosome 1, idSabCyanKW18_F2, whole genome shotgun sequence genome harbors these coding sequences:
- the LOC128732559 gene encoding gamma-aminobutyric acid receptor alpha-like → MLSKNITMILENLLKSYENSQMPTHGQGIPTVVKTNILIRSMGPVSELDMDYSMDCYFRQYWRDKRLSFHGPIKSLSLSIKMLERIWRPDTYFYNGKHSHIHTITVPNKLLRLSQDGEILYSMRLTIKASCLMQLRSFPMDRQSCPLVLGSYAYSRQQLVYQWKDDDSVNFVPGMTLSQFDLMSFHQKNYTFARREGEFSVLHVSFNLQRHTGYFLIQVYVPCILIVVLSWVSFWIHREATSDRVGLGITTVLTLSTISLDSRTDLPKVRYATALDWFLLMNFIYCIATLLEFAGVHYFTKVGSGEIPLDEDEWEDIDNVIEIGLNVIGSGDDGCGVRSRTASIQESPQRLMAARRRNSLICPIYNDPQHMFKPTTSHLSTMERTTQTEPPKEPRWKQLWLCFLGDDQFRRRRQREATGRGGANRHVNSVSLIDQAARVMFPASFTFFNVLYWLCYYTYQADFTWAPLKEQS, encoded by the exons ATGTtaagcaaaaatataacaatgaTATTGGAGAATCTGCTCAAAAGTTACGAAAATTCACAAATGCCAACGCATGGCCAGG GAATTCCAACCGTCGTAAAGACTAACATCTTGATCCGCAGTATGGGACCAGTCTCTGAGTTGGACATG GATTATTCCATGGACTGCTATTTTCGGCAGTATTGGCGCGATAAGCGGCTAAGCTTTCACGGTCCAATCAAAAGTCTGTCTCTTAGCATTAAAATGCTAGAGAGAATTTGGCGTCCAGATACTTACTTCTACAATGGTAAACATTCGCATATCCACACCATTACGGTTCCCAATAAACTGCTCCGATTGAGCCAGGATGGTGAGATTCTGTACTCAATGCGACTAACAATCAAAGCTTCCTGTTTGATGCAGCTGCGTAGCTTCCCAATGGATCGCCAATCCTGTCCCCTTGTTCTGGGAAGTTATGCGTACTCTCGTCAACAACTAGTGTATCAATGGAAAGACGACGATTCTGTGAATTTTGTTCCCGGCATGACTCTTAGCCAGTTTGATCTAATGAGTTTTCACCAGAAGAACTACACGTTTGCCCGACGCGAAGGCGAATTTTCCGTCCTGCATGTGTCGTTCAACCTCCAACGCCACACCGGTTACTTTCTTATTCAGGTGTACGTGCCATGTATTCTTATCGTTGTCCTGTCATGGGTATCATTCTGGATCCACCGGGAAGCTACCAGCGATCGAGTTGGGCTTGGAATCACCACGGTACTGACGTTATCGACAATAAGCCTAGACTCACGGACAGATCTGCCAAAAGTGCGGTACGCTACTGCCCTCGATTGGTTTTTGCTGATGAACTTCATCTACTGCATCGCTACGTTACTAGAGTTTGCCGGAGTGCACTACTTCACCAAG GTCGGCAGCGGAGAGATTCCACTGGACGAAGATGAATGGGAAGACATTGATAACGTGATTGAGATAGGCTTGAACGTTATCGGTTCCGGGGATGACGGATGCGGAGTACGGTCTCGTACGGCTTCGATACAAGAATCTCCCCAGCGACTGATGGCCGCTCGGCGTCGTAACTCACTCATCTGTCCAATTTACAATGATCCGCAGCATATGTTCAAACCGACCACTTCCCACCTTTCGACAATGGAACGGACAACCCAAACGGAACCACCGAAGGAACCCCGTTGGAAACAGCTGTGGCTGTGCTTTCTCGGAGATGACCAGTTCCGTCGCCGCAGACAGCGAGAAGCTACCGGCAGAG GTGGCGCAAATCGGCACGTCAATAGTGTCTCTCTGATTGATCAGGCTGCCAGAGTTATGTTTCCTGCTTCGTTTACCTTCTTCAATGTGCTGTACTGGCTTTGTTACTATACCTATCAGGCAGATTTCACCTGGGCCCCGCTCAAGGAGCAG